CCATTTTCAGGTCTTCTTGTTTTAGCAAATTGTGTTAAGTATTCAATTGAAGAACCCCATCCGCCCATAAAATCAGCAGCAATAGTTACTACAACTTTTGCATTAGAGAAATTTAAGGATGGAAATGCAGCTTTTCCAAAACTTGCCTGGTTAGCCTTGATAATTCCAGAATAGGAAATAGTATCGTAATTTACATGTACTACATTTGGATATTTTGCAGAAAAATCTGCAATCACCTGTTTTGTAGAAGGACTAATAATTGAATGAGAAAGAATTCGTATGTTTCCACCTTGTGCCGCAATTTGTTCCATTTGCTTTGTGATTTCTCCGTCTACGCTATTCCATGTTGTTGGACTACCAGCAGCAAGAGGACCATTTAACCTTGTAGAATCATACAGAGATAAAACAGATGAATTAACCCTTGCGTTTACACCAGCTCCTGTAATGGAAGAATTTTTATTCCCGGTAATATGTATTGGTCTTCCTTCCCTTGTTTTTACTAGAATACTTGCATAATCATTTCCATCAAAATAGGAACTAGCATACCAATTGGCAACTCCTGGAGTAACTTCTTCAGGTTTATTCAAATAGGGCACGGCCTTAATAACAGGGGTTTCGCATGCAGCAAGCGAGGCAGCGGTAACACTAAATCCCAAAACTTTAAGAAAATCTCTTCTGTTGGTTGATGATTCAGCTAAATTATCATCACCTAAGAAAGATTCCAAAGGCATTTCCTCTGCAAATTCTTTTTTAGAAGAATTTACAAATTCCGGATCTTCATTTAATTGTGCTAAACTTTTCCAGTATTTTTTTGTAGTACCCATGTTTTTTTCAATATATAATATTTGTACCCATAAGGGGCAGCAATAATTTTTTTAGTAATGACACTTGGCACACTCAATGCCACCAATTTTATCTACTGTTAGTTTTGTATGATCTGATTTAACTGATCCGGGATTGGCTTTATAAGCATGTCCGGATTCAACAAGACGTTTATGGAATTCTTCATAATACCCGTTGCCTGCAGTTTTAACTTCTGTTTCGCGATGGCAATCAATACACCATCCCATAGTAAGATCAGTATGCTGGGCTACAACCTCCATTTTTTCAACAGGCCCATGGCAAGTTTGACATTCAACACCTGCAACATTTACGTGTTGCGAGTGATTGAAATAGGCAAGATCAGGCAAGTTATGCACCCTAACCCAGCTTATTGGTTTTGTATTTGTTCCATAAGTTCCCGTTGCAGGATCATAATCAAGGGCTTCATATATTTTAGCAATTTCTGTTGAACCAGTTTCAGTACCTTCCTGAATGCCTTTATGACAATTCATGCATACATTTGCTGAAGGAATTCCCGCATGTCTGCTCTCATCTGCCGCGGAGTGGCAATAAATACAGGCGATCGCATTGTCACCAGCATGTATTCTGTGAGAGAAATTAATTGGTTGTTCAGGAGCGTATCCTTTATAAACGCCTATTCCCATTAATGAATCCCAACCATCCTTCATCCCTCCAATAACAAGCAAAATAATTATTAAGGCAGTAAGCTTATTGTTCCTGTAAATCCATGCCCTTACTGATTCTAAAAATGAAAGTTCAGGACCCTCAGGAATACTTAATTTTTCATTTACTACTTTTTTAAGTGATTTTTTAACTCCTATTAATATCAATAAAAGAATTATTAAAACAACAGCAATAGAAAACAAAGTAAGAATTGTAGATGTTGGAGAAGTTACTTTTTCAGCACCTGGTAAACCCTTTGGAACATCACCCACTTTAACCGGAGGATTTGCAACATAACTTAAGATGGCTTCAATTTCTTCATCCTTTAAATGAGGAAAAGGAGTCATTATAGACTTGTTGTACTGCTCAAACAATTGATTAGCGTATGGATCGCCAGTTTTCAAGAATTCAGGAGCATTTCTAATCCAAGAATACAGGTTTTCTTTATTCTGCCATCTGTCTTGAACACCTTTTAAACCAGGGCCAATTAGCTTAGCATCGGTTATGGTATGACATGATGAACAATTGTTCCTGAATAGTTTTTGCCCATCAGGTTGTGCAAAAGCAGTTTTAACACTAAAAAAAGTGAAAAAAACCATACATATTGTGAGAACCCATATTGCCCGTAAAGGCTTATTGGATGTAGTATTCATACTGAATTTTTTAGATGATCTGTATCAAAAATTAGAACTAATCAGATTTTTTATCGGAGGCAAATTTAGGATATTCGGAACTTTATGAAACATAATATACATAAAAAATTCATTTTATGCAACAATTTATATTGATTCTAAATAAGGCGCAACTTCAATGCAATAAAGGCATCCAAAGTTTCGTATTTCTCAATGAGCTCATTAGCCTGATATTAAAAACATTAATTTAATATAACATGGCAATAATTGAGGAGGCAGGATCAAGTTATTTGTCCAGTACTCGAATTTGTAATACATTTGTAAATATTTTGAACCCATGAAAATCAAGCTTTTTTTATCCTTCTTTTGTTTTTTGATTGCATTTCAGTTCTGTTTTGCTCAAGAGTTTGATTTAACAGAAGAAAAAAGTTCTCTAAATTCTAGAAAATTAATTGTTTCAAACAATAGGGATTCCTTAATGATAAAAACAAGTCCTGGAAGAATTCATATTATCCAGGATCAGCGGATTGATTCGCTTCTTAAAAAGCATCTTGAAATAAATGAAAGTAAGCAAACATTAGATGGTTTCAGAGTTCAAATTTCCACAGAATCAGGAGCCAATTCAAGAAAGGCTTCAAATGATGCCAAGGCCGTTTTTTTATCTAAATATCCAAATGTAGATGCTTATGTGGTTCATCATGCACCTAACTTTAAGGTGCGCGTAGGGGATTTCAGAACAAAACTAGATGCATCAAAATTTCTGGAACAGGTAAAAAAAGACTTTAGGGGAGCCTTTATTGTTAAGGACGAGATAAATTTACCGAAACTATAATTTAACAGTAGCCTTGTTTTTACTCAGTTTTTCAAACCTTAGTAAAGCTTTCAAGGTATTCAAAACCTGTTTTTTCAAAAAGGATCCTAATTTAACTCTTGTTGGGAAAAAGAAGCTATTTTATTGGTTTTGTTTGTACTGTCTCTATTTATGAGCAATAAAATAATATTCTTTATTTGTTTTAAAACAAAATTCGAAATCTTCAGGAGTTAAAGAATCCTTGCCCTTTATAAATGATTTAAGGGTGGATATTTTTAGCCCAATTTCCTGAGTAATGAATTCATACAATTCAAGAGGCTTTGTGCCATAATAATCACTTGCACCCATACCACATTCAAAAATAAC
This sequence is a window from Bacteroidota bacterium. Protein-coding genes within it:
- a CDS encoding c-type cytochrome, whose product is MNTTSNKPLRAIWVLTICMVFFTFFSVKTAFAQPDGQKLFRNNCSSCHTITDAKLIGPGLKGVQDRWQNKENLYSWIRNAPEFLKTGDPYANQLFEQYNKSIMTPFPHLKDEEIEAILSYVANPPVKVGDVPKGLPGAEKVTSPTSTILTLFSIAVVLIILLLILIGVKKSLKKVVNEKLSIPEGPELSFLESVRAWIYRNNKLTALIIILLVIGGMKDGWDSLMGIGVYKGYAPEQPINFSHRIHAGDNAIACIYCHSAADESRHAGIPSANVCMNCHKGIQEGTETGSTEIAKIYEALDYDPATGTYGTNTKPISWVRVHNLPDLAYFNHSQHVNVAGVECQTCHGPVEKMEVVAQHTDLTMGWCIDCHRETEVKTAGNGYYEEFHKRLVESGHAYKANPGSVKSDHTKLTVDKIGGIECAKCHY
- a CDS encoding SPOR domain-containing protein — its product is MKIKLFLSFFCFLIAFQFCFAQEFDLTEEKSSLNSRKLIVSNNRDSLMIKTSPGRIHIIQDQRIDSLLKKHLEINESKQTLDGFRVQISTESGANSRKASNDAKAVFLSKYPNVDAYVVHHAPNFKVRVGDFRTKLDASKFLEQVKKDFRGAFIVKDEINLPKL